The genomic interval GCGCAGGCCGTCGCAAACGAGCCTTCCGGGCGGTCCATGGCTTCGTGCCTCATTCGACGTCCGGGATCCAGCCGCGGCGCCGGACCCAGTACCACGCGACGCCCGTCGACACGACCGTGCTTGCCAGCATGAGGCCCCAGTACGCGTCGTTGCCGTAGGGCCAGCCGCCGGGCATGGCGCCGATGGCCGTCGCAAGCGTGTTGGGCACGAGCACGGCCGTGCCAAGGAGCGTGAGCACCCCCACGAAGAGGGCAAGCTTGTTGTTGAGCTTCTGCAATTGGTTGTTGTAGATCGACTGGAGGACCTCGAGGCCCGAAGCGAGCACCTCGCTCATGTGCTCGGAGAGCGAGATCTGGCGCGTGATGTCGTCGGCAAGGATGCCCACGCGCCCGAGGATCTGGTCGTCGTCGCTGATGAGCTCCGCGTCCCCGTAGCGCAGGTTCTGGATCACGTCGAGGCTTGCCCACAGCGTGTCGAGGTACGCGATGAGCGCGCTTTTCATCTCGTACACCTGGCGGCCGAGGTCGGACGCCTTGCCCTCGGGGTTGAGGAGGAAGGCGGCCAGGCGCTCGCCGGCGTCCTCGAGCGTGCGCAGGCCGTCGAAGTTGCGGTCGTTGTTCTCGTTGAGGATGCGGATGAGAAGGAGCGTGAGCTTGTCCTGCATGGGCGC from Candidatus Thermoplasmatota archaeon carries:
- a CDS encoding CorA family divalent cation transporter, producing the protein MSGADATPQGSLPALPPESGAPGQGEAKSSSAADLPPGICVSILHTGKAVRLTAQTPADFLTTIAKANVSWVNFGVDELAGDGEFVASLLGFSSSLVSLLCRAGPSAYEDLDSELGLRLPVVRVRGMQVEVFPLLVFVRKGLVLTVHERGKVVRMAKFARYADTFMRKIPHDAPMQDKLTLLLIRILNENNDRNFDGLRTLEDAGERLAAFLLNPEGKASDLGRQVYEMKSALIAYLDTLWASLDVIQNLRYGDAELISDDDQILGRVGILADDITRQISLSEHMSEVLASGLEVLQSIYNNQLQKLNNKLALFVGVLTLLGTAVLVPNTLATAIGAMPGGWPYGNDAYWGLMLASTVVSTGVAWYWVRRRGWIPDVE